A region of the Cucurbita pepo subsp. pepo cultivar mu-cu-16 chromosome LG14, ASM280686v2, whole genome shotgun sequence genome:
CCACTCCTCTCTGTCTCATCAGCTTCCTTATTCTCACAACATTCCCCCAATCTCCACGTTCAGCATACAtattagagagaagaacaTATGGCCCAGAATTCTCAGGATCTACCTCTAAAAGCTTCTCCACTACATATTCCCCCAATTTTATGTTCCTATGGACTTTACAAGCCGCAAGCAATGATCCCCAAACGATAGCATCAGGCTGCATTGGCATCTCCTCTATTAGATTTTTTGCTTCTTCAAGGCAGCCAGCTCGCCCAAGTAAATCAACCATACATGTATAATGATCCTTTAACGGTACCAAACCATGTCGTGCACGCATCGATCGAAAGTAATGGCGGCCTTCATCGAGCAGCCCGGCATGACTACAGGCAGACAGAACACCAATCATTGTTACATGATCTGGTTTCTCTCCTGATTCTAACATTTCACTGAAAATTCCAAGGACCTTATTGCCAAAACCATTTTGTGCATATCCAACTATCATAGCATTCCATGACACACAATCCCTTTCCAACATATGTTCAAACACCCTACAACCATTCTCAACTGATCCACATTTCATATACATATCTATTAGAGAATTCCCAACAAAAATATCTGACTCATCTCCATATCGGAATCGAAATccgtgttttaaaacatgagaGTGAGCCTGTCGGCCAAGCTGCAAATCAGCAAGATTTGCACAAGCATTGAGGAGATTGCCAAATGTGTAGTGTGTAGGCCAAACAGACTCCCTTTTCAAAAGACGGAAGAGTGTAAGTGCCTCTTCATTCTCTCCATTTTGTGTACATCCAGCAATAAGCGCATTCCAagtaattacatctttcaccaTCATATTTGAAAACATAGATCTTGCAGCTTTAACACTTGATGCTTTTGCATATCCACTTACCATTGAGGTTTCAGACACCACACTCCTAATTGGCATCCGATCGAAAACTATTCTAGCCTCGTTAATCCTATTACATTTAGCATACATATCAAGCAACGCATTGCCTAAAATAAGATCATTTCTAAATTCATCACATTTCACAACTCGAGCATGAATCTGCTGACCTTCTTTGATTGCCGAGACAGTTGCACATGCACTAACAACACTTGCAAGAGTTACTTCGTCAGGTTCGACCCCACATTCGATCATCTCGACAAAAATACTAAGAGCCTCATCAACTGGGCCGTTCTGTTCATAACACGTAATCAAGCTATTCCAGGAAACTCTACTTCTCACAGTCATTCCATCAAAAACACTTCGAGCACAATCAACTCTTCCACATTTAGAGTACATATCTACTAGAGCAGAGCCCATATACATATCTGATAAATAATTTGACCTATATATTAAACTGTGGATTTGGGAACCCATTTTCAAATCTTGTAAAGCTGCACAAGCACTGAGAGCACTACCGAATGAATATTCATTCATAAAAAATCCATGACCGTGCatttgaacaaaatattttaaagcttCATCAAAGCGATCATGTTGTTCAAAACCCGATATCATAGAATTCCACGAGCATTGGTCAACTTGAGGCATCTTCTCAAAGATGTGGACAGCATCATCAAGAAATCCGGACTTAGTGAATGCACAAATAATGGAGTTCCAAGAGAAAATATTTCTCTCAAGCATTCTATCAAACACCTTGCGAGCAACATCCACACATCCACATTTCCCATATACATCAATGAGCCTATTTTGGATAAAAACTTCGGACGCAAAGGGCGATTTAATTATGCAAGCATGAACACGACTCGTGTCTCTAGCTGACTTCGAGCGAGCACATTGGTTCAAGAGCTTGGAAAGAGGCGATGAATCAAGAAATAAAAGGTCACCCGTGAGACGTCTAACAAATCCATTCCCCGCCATTTCCATAATCCTTGAAACAACAGGCTCATGGGTATGCTCTTATCAAATCAATGAGCGTTTAAAgagaatatgaaaatttaagagcTAAACCAACAAATACGACCAGAGACATTACTTTCTTCCCGTCAACTTTAAAAGCTTAACCACGTCGAGTGGTTCCATCTCCTAGACAAACATCAACTATCTTCCATAATTCAAGCCCTTGAGTAAATTAAAGAGAACGAATGTTGTTCTTCAAGAATGTatacttaaaagaaaatacaagtGACAAACGTACCGATAAAAGTGTCTCCTTCACTTGATCTAGTAAGCCAAAGATGAACAACTCTGGGATATGGTTGTGTATTCTACACCATGAGTCATGATAGCAGATCAAATGACGGTGGAAAACAGGGCAAATTTAACTCAAAATTCTATTGTCAATTCAAACATGGATAACATGGTCAATATATACCATAACCGTAGACCtagggtttttttctttattatttatttattttttcaatatagaGACTTGTTTTTACNataaaaaaaaaaaaaaaaaatactcgacctgatatttaattacttttaaataagaaaaaatatgaagCTATTTAAAAAGAGTAGGACTctaaaatgtagtaaaaattttgattttagttaAAATTTGTGCATTTAGAAAGATCGTCTCTTCTTTATTATTGTAAACCTTTGgcaaaaattgaacaaaagtTAAAATGAATATCTCTGGGTAACTAGTCtcctctttattttataaacctTTGgcaaaaattgaacaaaagttaaaataaatatctccAGGTAACTAGTCTAATAAACCTTTGgcaaaaattaaacaaaagttAAAATGAATATCTCCTAGTCTAATAAACCTTTGgcaaaaattaaacaaaagttAAAATGAACATCTCCATCTTGGCGCTTGAGTGGTTTTCCCCGACgagtaaagaaaaagttcTTTCCCAAAATCAGGCCCAGGACATTCGAATGCAATGCCTTTATCCCCCAAAAAGGCCTAgatcccctttttttttcctcctcgTCACGGATGCCTGGGCGTGGGCGTGttagtttgatgaaatgccaTTTGGGTCGTGGAACGAGATTCTAACTGATCTGTACAAGAGTTCACATTTGCTAATATAAAACATTGCTTCAAAATCTACAAGGGTAACGGTACAAACGGAAGTTGTTCATCTATAAATAATGTAGAAGCCAAATTATACACGTAAAGCTCCCAAGTAAATGTACGTCTCCTTGGGCATTTCCTGAAGCTAATTATTGAATCTTATAAACAGGGGATTGGGTACACATGCAACTGGAAGATGGTATTTTACagattaaaaggaaaaactatCGATTAGAACTTAGAAGCAATGTTCAACCAGGTCGACGACGAAGATGGCAGCTGCTGCTCAGGTCTCGCTTGGCTTTTCTATTGGGTTAAAATCAAGACGTAGATATAGAATAAAAGAATTGTTCCCTAAACCTGAATATTTAACCATTATGTAGAAGAGTGTATAGTCCTACCGCTTCCATCGGTGTTGTCTGTCGCTCACTGCCTGATTTCCCTCCTAGACGTGCTCTTTCAAGAGTGGcttcaaaaaatttccaaCCTCGTACCGTACATGTCGAGGTCGTCAATAGTTGTAATGTAAAACCTATAAATTGGCTACCCAGTATTGTTCAGTTCTGCAGCTCTCTGTCTCATCATTTCCATCACAGCTGCTCTTCTTCGTGAATCAGATTGCTGCTGCAGCCGCCTTAAGTGCTCTTTGAGATCTCTGGAATACATTAAGAATTGGACCTCTCTAACCTCAGTAACTACACACATAGATACTACTACATATATGCAAGCAGATAGATAATATTATACACACACAATACACACATAGATCACAGGAATGCATGAACccaaaaaaacgaaaaagaaaatgaaggatgTCAACATTACCTGCAACGGGGTACATGGCATTGAGATTCTTTGCAAGCTCGAGCATGTAGCTGAAGGAGGTACCACATTTTCTTGCAGAGAACACAACCACCAGATGCACGTGTTTTGCATTGTATTCCGTGCCGAAAAAGCCCCTTCACCTTCCGACAATTTGGATATTGACAATGTGCAGAACGACATTGAGACGCATGCACCAGAAGATCCAGCATTTTCCTAAGCTGCAACATTAAACTAACAACAGTAAGATATAGAAAATCAAGTAAAATAAAGATTGAATGGATGCAGGAACACATGggataaaagaattaataacaaGACCACCCAACGAAAGACCAGAACATGAATCGAATTTTAGTCAAAACTCAAAGTTACAGTAGGATATATAGGCCAACGGTTAatgcaaaaacaagaaatatcCACTACACCTGCATGACTCGTAGTTGCCGAGCTTCTTTATTTTGTGCATCTCGATCAACCATGGAAGGATGATTAGTCAACTTATGAGGATGATCAATGCCCCCATCTTTTTGGTAACAGGAATTACATACATCATAATCAGGGCAAACTTCACAACGCCAACCTTGACCAGTTTCTATGTCCAGATGACATATATTGCAAGTTGTGACAAAAGCGGGAGCAGTTGGATTATGAAGATGGTAAAGGACCATCATTGAAGAATGCTTAGCTCGCCGAAGAGTATCATATTGATAATGATTTCCTTGACACAAACTCAAAAACGCTTGCCTGGTGTCAAAAAATTCACTCTCAAGAATCTCATCTTTATCCTTGGTATCAACAGGCACGTCACTGATTTCATCCTGCAGAGTTCAGTCAGCAACCTCGTATTAATTatgaagtaaaaaatatatacagaTGAAAGATACATAAATGctttaaaacattttcatgCCTTTGTTGGacaaaatgttatttttgCAGACAACAGTTACATCAACAACTATATACAAAAATGCTGAATATATTTCCATGGAATTGAAAACATACGGGATAGAGGGaatgtttttctctttgatttatGGGatgtttctctctttcttcacgTTTTTGCTCTGCCTCATAGCACCTGTGATCAGACATCGCATCAGGGAAAGTAAAAAAACCATAGGTTGTTTGAAAAGaaacatcattttcaaattttccatCCGCCACTACCATAATGGACAACCACAAAGTTAAGAACCACACAAATTCAACTAAACAAAGTAAATATGTTCTGTTTTGAAACTTGACTTTTAGAAAGAACAATTTCCTTGTTtcttacattaaaaaaataaataaaaagaaaaaattgatgagGAAATATCTGGACAATGAATATATTCCCTTGTTTACATCGATACTAGACATCACTTCCAATTCATGTTGAAAAAACATACTATGCAGGTGATATAGATGATCGTCAAAGAAGGAAGTATTTTCATGATGAGTTCAGGAGCTATTTGCTGGTCTTCAAAGAAATATTTCAATGGAAAAACCACTATCAGCTATGaagtaaattacaaaattataaaaattatataaaaaaaaatggcaaaacCGCAGTGAATAGCTGGAATGAACAAAGAAACCATCACCTTCCAGCACTTACCTGTTGGTTTTGAACGTAAGAAAAGGTCATTAaagaatataagaaaaaagcCTAAAACTTCTACCCATTACTTGCGTTGAAACAATATGCTCTCAAGTCACCATCAATATCTAGACACCATTCCCagttcattttaataaaaatatacagaAATATCTAGATAAGCCATTACCAACTCTATCAATTAAAAGGGCAATGCAGATGCCAATAGCTGGGACATGGACAAAGCAAACATCCCCTTCCAGCACTCACCAGTTACTTTTGAATATAAGGTAAAAACAATGCATAAATATCAGAATTTCAATTGAGCAAAAATGAGGATTACAAAACCTAAAAATTATACTCCAAATGAATGAATTACaacttttcttgtttgaaattttcttttgtaatatcTTCTTTATAAGGACCTTTTGTAGAATCATCCCAGCACaaaaatgttatataatatatatacccCCATAGAAGTCTGGTAGAGAAATTCCGTGAAAAACCAATACtcattttataaaacaaaaaataataataacgatGGAAGTCACATGTATTTCCAAAAAACCATAAAATGAAAGACTACTTTAAGTTCTTCAGTTgatgaaaaataattgtaaaatgATATAATCCAGATTTTGGATTCAGTAAAGAAATAACAATTAATAGCAAAAAGGTAAAATTGCATTTGTAAtacagattaaaaaaaaaaaaattaaacctttATGTAAAGAAGAGATTTGGTAATTATTAGTTTGGTGAAAGGAGGGAATGATTTAGGATTCTAAATGGATTTGTTTTTTCCCACTGCTCATCAGATCAAAAGCAGAAATTGACTTCAATCAAACCAAGCTGAGACAAATAGCCTATCAAACTAAACCATGAAGGAGGGTACAACactacatatatatatatatatatatatatatatatatataaacataaacaaaGTGCAGCAAAAGAAACATGAGATAATTGGGGGCTCTTACTTATCACAAAGCTGAAAGTTTTTGCATTGGTTGCAAACCCATCGACTTCCAGATACCATAAGAATACAACAGTGACTGCAAGCGTGTTGTAAATGAACCATGATAAAATCTTCCTTCATTGGAGAAATCGTTTCACCGAGCTGGAGAAACAAAAGATATCAATTTGGGTTAATAGGTTTAGTGCCACCTCACTGCAGCATCACAATTTAAATTACACCCAAATAAAGAACATACTGCAGGATAGACtatgttatttcaatttaacaGGAACGGGCAAAACTTTCTAATATATATGCATACATATAAAGTTACAAATGAGAGATAATTGTCAtggtttttcattttgttttttgtctCTCTTGCACGGGGCTTCGTCGTCTttggtttttaatttctcctcTATCTTACCATTGTCATCTTCCATGGTTATCATCTTTGCCGGCTCCAGTCGTCTACTGTCATTGAGGGTTCTCGACGTTattgggttttcttttctcctaCCTGTTTACTCTATTTGTCGCCAgttgttcttcttcattgtCCTTCTCCATCGCCATATTCTTTTCTCCTTCAGGTTGCTGGTTTGCTGCTCTGGTTAGGTACTCCTTACCTTTAAGTCAGTGTGGTTTGGTTTGCAGTTTTGGTTCAGTTTCGTGAGGTTCTTTGATTTCCTGGTTATGTATTGTTTATCAAAGTCGCTTTGTCATAAGCATAGTAGCTGTTATATTGACATCAAGTATTTCCATATTTGTTTTTGAAGATGACCGTTTCCTTCATTGAAGATTTGAGTCTTAATTTAGTCATTCCTCAATTTTTCTCTCACCTTGTTTggtttgaaatattatttggaCAAGAGAGAGCTGATTTTGGTACCGTCAGAATACATAAGCTACGTTCTTCAAATGGATAACTGAGTGCATCGTATGGCTAAACACAGGCAGAAGGAACGGTCATTTGTGTGCCTGTTGGTCATTTTAACAGGGGTGGTCTTTCCTtgctttccttctttctctctctagtggAGTTTGTATCATTGAACAatagtctcttttcatttcatggatgaaaattttgtttctaattaaaaaaataaaaataaaaattgtggCACCACATcgaaatatgaaaaaagaagGTTCTGGAAAAGAGATATTACTTTATGCATTAGTAGCAGATCCTTCGACGCGTTACCAGAAAGATCAGACTGACCGGATGCTTTTAGAGCTCTCTTTGTTATTGTCTTTTTAGTCATTccttttttgttctgttttctaCCATCCTCTTCTTGGCGAAGCTGATAAATCAAATCCTCCGCAGCACCGGGCCAATAATCACCATCAAAATATGGCAGCCTTGCTGCTGTAACCTTAGCTTTACACTCACCAGTGGAGACAAAGAAATGATCATATAGATTAGTAAGATCAACAACAATATTCTCCTTGGCAGCTTTTCTCAACATTGATAAATACCTGAAATTGAACAACATGGAAAATAAGgagtaagaaaataataaaatgctTATATTTGAAGctagagaaaatagaaatagtaTCCATAAACGTTATCCCGAGGTTTGATGAACTCTCTCTTACCACTCCCGAAGTTTATCAGATTTTGGAGTTTTCTGGATTTCTGGGTGACAGTATAATATATAATCTTCACCCTTCAATGGAGGACAGGCCCATATATAGCAGCTTGTGAAGCCCCGTTTTTTGCAATATTCAAGATATCCTATCTGAAAGGATAAAAGACAATAGATTCTTGTAGATAACTCAATAACAAAGGACATGACTAAAATCACTCACAGGTATATGAAATAATACTTGTTTAGATAGAGTATTTGAAATAACGAAACTAACCAAGATTTCATGGTAAACAAAAGTTCGAAGAGCCTCCCCATTGTATGTCTTAATCTCAGGTCTGAAATACTTCACTGAATCAAGGTATGAGAGATAAACACGGCGCTGATTAGGAAACTGACATTCAGACCCAAATTCTTGAACATACATGCCAAATAGGCACACTTCTACACCTTCAATCTTCTGAAACAATAGAACTGCCTGGCAAGAGATTTTAAAGAAGATAGCTTCAGATAATACTGATATCTAACCTAGCAACTCATGATACACTAGAAGATTAAATCAATATATctagaaaataaacaatacAATGGTCCCAGTAATAGTCCATCGTGCTTCTTTTTTGTACCTTGGACTTGTAAGGGAACTCAAACGGGTAGTTTTCTTCCtgaaaaatttcaagaaaccTTTGTTTAACTTCCAACTTTTTGTCAACTGATGAAACAACTCTGATGACAAGTCCATCTGCTCCAGGAACCTAGCAACACCAACAGAACAAGTGAGTTAAAGAAACTGCATGCATGCTGGAGTTCAGGTAGCAGGAAAAAAGATTAAGCCTCTTGGTGTTTTCCacaagaaaattcacacaaAANttaaaaaaaaaaaaaaaaaaaaaacaaacaaacaagcacACAAAACTGAAATATGAGAATCTGATTGAAGAATAGAACACATGGCAGTACTTCATGATTGTGTTATCAAAAGAGANCCCCCCCCCCCCAAGACCCCAACAAAAGATTGCACACTCTAGTCTACCACAAGTGGAGGATAAGCTTCTCAATCAACTCCTTGCAGCTCCACGAGTCGACAATGCTGAAACAACTCATGCCAAATTGCTCACACAAAAGCACAGGTCTTCAAGATATGATCCAAGTCCTCATCAGCCCTCTTGCAGAGAACACAACAATGTGAATCAACCACCAAAGACTCTCTAGCTGAGTCCAATCCAAGGTGTTaactttttcttgaaaaaCCTGCCAAACGAAGAATTGCACCTTCTTGGGAATCTTTACCTTCCAAAAGAAGGGGAAAATAGCTCTACCCATCGAGGAAGGGTTGTACAGACACTACAAGAAAAACATTCGGAAAGAGGATTCCAAAGGTGGACATCCCCTCAATCATCCCTAAGACGAAAAGAGGAGAGTGAGGATAATAGAGGAAAAACATACGGTGTTTCCCTATTGATCAATGAACGATAGAAACCTAGAGAGAAATGAGGGGGCACCTTTGACTGGTCGAGGATCGAAGCAATCAAGTGGTTTTGAAAGAAGATATAAGTGAGAGTATAAGGAGCACCCTAGTCACTTTCCCTCTCAAAAGTAAGTATCTTGCCCATCCCCCATTACATTATGAATAAACTGagagagaagatgaagatttgAAGCAATCACTTTAGATGAATTTCTGGAATTGCCTTTAAACCCCTCACCGGTCCACTCAAATGGACGGGCCCGTATTTGATAACATTAACCTTGTGCCATAAGGTATCGACTTCATGATAGATAGAACCACTAGAACCATTTAACTAACAAGGTTGTGTTTCACGTCCTAATATTACCAATACCTAATTCCCCATGGCCAGAGACTTAACCAAATCATTTCAATATCCAAGAGGATAAACAACATCCACcctcttttgttgtttttttcatGTGTGTACCCACCAAATTATACACACCTTGACTATCATCCAACTAACCCTATGACATTTAGCATAAAAAAGTTCGTAGATATTTCATATCCTCAACCAGTAGCCACAATTGAACTATAATCTCAAATACATTTAGGTTTACCACTTGTCCACTTCGATATGATGGCttccttataattttttaactagAATTATATTATAAGAAGACTCAAAACTACTTAAACGataaatacaaaagaatttgGCGGATAAGGCACCTTCCAAACCAATGACCAACAGGagtaataaagaaaaaaaaacggaaCTTCAATTGGTTTGAAGATAGAAAGTACTTCCATTAATAAAAAGGAATACAAAGAGGGAGACATGCCATCTTCCAAAGCCACAAAAGAATATCAAAATGGCATTATATCATAAGGTGCACGTAGCatagttacaattatttttatcttttatctcATTTCATAGAAGTTCGTGTTTAAAAAACCATACTGAAGAGTGAAGACAGACAAGTAAAATAACTTATATCCAACAAAACTTGTTTCCCAACATTTTTACATGTCAGAGACCGGTTAGTTGAAATTACCTCATCATAACTTTTCCCTTGAATCCTTGCCCTTTCCATTCTTTCATGTTTCAATCTCCTAACTAACCGCTGCTCTATGTGATCACTAAGAATAGTCCTAGGCAAGTCTTTTGCGCCAAGAACAGCACTTTGAGGTAATGGTATACGCTCTCCTCTTTCAATTTCTTGTATGTAGCAATTTGGACAAGTATACTCAGCTTGACCACCATCATTTCTTCGACCATTGAAAAGAGCACAGATCTGATGTTGCCATGCTTCACATTTATCACATTGAACCCACTGAAAGAAAGCATCAGGGTGGTTGAAAAAACTGAAAGAGGAAGCATAAGAAAATCATCtaatcaaacatatcatacTGCAAATAAAACATACCCATTCCTCTGTCtcttcatcatttttcttcttctctagcCTTGACTTGGGAATGGCAGTTCCATCAACAACAATAGCATCTCCACGAGCATCATTATAACATGGAATACAAAAGTAATGTCGTGTATCACCAGCACCGACCGTATGATACATTGCATTTCTCTTTATACGAGCACCACAT
Encoded here:
- the LOC111809826 gene encoding pentatricopeptide repeat-containing protein At2g13600 produces the protein MEMAGNGFVRRLTGDLLFLDSSPLSKLLNQCARSKSARDTSRVHACIIKSPFASEVFIQNRLIDVYGKCGCVDVARKVFDRMLERNIFSWNSIICAFTKSGFLDDAVHIFEKMPQVDQCSWNSMISGFEQHDRFDEALKYFVQMHGHGFFMNEYSFGSALSACAALQDLKMGSQIHSLIYRSNYLSDMYMGSALVDMYSKCGRVDCARSVFDGMTVRSRVSWNSLITCYEQNGPVDEALSIFVEMIECGVEPDEVTLASVVSACATVSAIKEGQQIHARVVKCDEFRNDLILGNALLDMYAKCNRINEARIVFDRMPIRSVVSETSMVSGYAKASSVKAARSMFSNMMVKDVITWNALIAGCTQNGENEEALTLFRLLKRESVWPTHYTFGNLLNACANLADLQLGRQAHSHVLKHGFRFRYGDESDIFVGNSLIDMYMKCGSVENGCRVFEHMLERDCVSWNAMIVGYAQNGFGNKVLGIFSEMLESGEKPDHVTMIGVLSACSHAGLLDEGRHYFRSMRARHGLVPLKDHYTCMVDLLGRAGCLEEAKNLIEEMPMQPDAIVWGSLLAACKVHRNIKLGEYVVEKLLEVDPENSGPYVLLSNMYAERGDWGNVVRIRKLMRQRGVVKHPGCSWIEIQGELNVFMVKDKRHARKQEIYMLLRTLLQQMKRAGYVPCVGNDEIDEEQ